In the Gracilimonas sp. genome, TAAACCGTCCTGACAAACTTAATAGCTTTATCTTTGAAATGGCCAGTGAGTTGAAAGAAGCTCTCCACCGGGCCGAGTCAGACGATAATGTGCGTTGTGTTCTGCTAACGGGAGAAGGTCGTGCTTTCTGTGCCGGGCAGGATCTGGCAGAGGCTACCGAAGTTTCTGACGATCCGGAAAGAGACCTCAGCGAAATTGTCCATCACACCTACATTCCTATTATCAAGGGAATTCGAAAGCTTGAAAAGCCGGTCGTTTGCGCTGTAAACGGAACAGCCGCCGGAGCCGGAGCCAATATTGCTCTTGCCTGTGATATTGTAATTGCCAGTGAAGAAGCCAAATTCATACAGTCCTTTTCTCAAATTGGGTTGATACCGGATAGCGGAGGCACCTACATCTTGCCCCGGTTAATCGGTCTGGCCCGAGCTACGGCCCTCACTTTTTTGGGAGAAAAAGTATCAGC is a window encoding:
- a CDS encoding enoyl-CoA hydratase-related protein; translated protein: MITTNLTDGVFTITLNRPDKLNSFIFEMASELKEALHRAESDDNVRCVLLTGEGRAFCAGQDLAEATEVSDDPERDLSEIVHHTYIPIIKGIRKLEKPVVCAVNGTAAGAGANIALACDIVIASEEAKFIQSFSQIGLIPDSGGTYILPRLIGLARATALTFLGEKVSAKEAVEMGMIWKAFPANQFMDEAKAITSKLAKMPTKGFGLTKRGFNAGFANDLEIQMKLEANLQAEAGETYDYSEGVKAFMEKRKPEFKGK